The stretch of DNA GCTTCTGGGTATTGAATGTGGTGTAACGCATGGTTTTATTCCGTTAGGTCGACCGGGATGCGCGGGGCGCATCCCTTCAATAGGGCGCGATAGTGACGCTATGGGTTAGATCTTGCAAGCCCCGCCCGCGCAACCATCATCCTCTTCGCCGTGGCTGTCCTCGGCACCGTCATGGGTGTTGTGGTAGTAGAGGGTCTTGACCCCCAGCTTGTAAGCGGTCAACAGGTCCTTGAGCAGCAGCTTCATGGGGACCTTGTTGCCCTCGAAGCGGGCGGGGTCGTAGTTGGTGTTGGCTGAGATGGTCTGGTCGATAAATTTCTGCATGATGGCCACCAGCTGCAGGTAGCCATCGTTGCTGGGAATATCCCACAGCAGCTCGTACTGGTTGCGGCAGTTTTCGTAGTCGGGCACCACCTGCTTGAGGATGCCGTCCTTGCTCTGCTTGACGCTGACAAAGCCCCGCGGTGGCTCGATGCCGTTGGTGGCGTTGCTGATCTGCGAGGAGGTTTCCGAAGGCATCAGGGCGCTCAGGGTGCTGTTACGCAGACCGTGTTGCTTGATGCTGTCGCGCAGGCTCTCCCAATCGTAGTGGAGCGGCTCGCTGCAGACGCCATCGAGATCCCTCTTGTAGGTGTCGATGGGGAGTACGCCTTCGGCGTAACGGGTATCACTGAACTTGGGGCAGGCTCCCTGCTCACGGGCCAGCTCGTTGGAGGCCTTGAGCAGATAGTACTGGATCGCCTCGAAGGTGCGGTGGGTAAGGCCGTTGGCGCTGCCGTCGGAGTATTTCACCCCGTTCTTGGCCAGGTAGTAGGCGTAGTTGATGACCCCCACACCGAGGGTGCGACGCGCCATGCTGGCACTGCGGGCGGCGGGGATCGGGTACTCCTGGTAGGTCAGCAGGCTGTCCAGTGCACGCACGATCAGGTCAGCCAGCTCGCCCAGCTCGTCGAGGTTCTCCAGCGCGCCCAGGTTGAAGGCCGCCAGGGTGCAGAGGGCGATCTCCCCCTCTTCGTCGTCGACGTGGTTGAGGGGTTTGGTGGGCAGTGCGATCTCCAGGCAGAGGTTGCTCTGGCGGATCGGTGCCTTCATCGGGTCGAAGGGGCTGTGGGTGTTGCAGTGGTCCACGTTCTGCAGGTAGATGCGGCCGGTGTTGGCGCGCTCGGCAGCAAACATCGAGAACAGCTCCACCGCCTTGATGGTCTTCTTGCGAATGCTCGGGTCCTGCTCGTACTTAACGTAGAGCTCATCGAACTTGTTCTGGTCCTGAAAGAAGGCGTCGTAGAGACCGGGTACATCGGAGGGGCTGAACAGGGTGATGTCGCCGCCCTGGATCAGGCGCTGGTACATCAGCTTGTTGAACTGGACCCCGTAGTCGAGGTGGCGCACCCGGTTCTCCTCAACTCCGCGGTTGTTTTTCAGTACCAGCAGTGACTCGACCTCAAGGTGCCACAGGGGGTAGAAGAGGGTCGCCGCGCCGCCACGAACACCGCCCTGGGAGCAGCTCTTGACCGCGGTCTGGAAGTGCTTGAAGAAGGGGATACAACCGGTGTGGAACGCCTCACCGTTGCGGATCGGGCTGCCAAGGGCGCGGATGCGGCCGGCGTTGATGCCAATACCGGCGCGCTGGCTGACGTATTTAACGATGGCGCTGGAGGTAGCGTTGATGGAGTCCAGCGAGTCGCCGCACTCGATCAGCACGCAGGAGCTGAACTGGCGGGTAGGGGTGCGCACCCCGGACATGATCGGGGTTGGCAGCGATAGCTTGAACAGGGAGACCGCATCGTAGAAACGGCGGATGTAGGCCATCCGCGTCTCTTTCGGGTAGCTGGAGAAGAGACAGGCGGCGATCAGTACGTAAAGGAACTGGGGGCTCTCGTAGTACTGGCCGGTGACCCGGTTCTTGACCAGGTATTTGCCTTCAAGCTGCTTGACCGCAGCGTAGCTGAAGTTCATATCGCGACGGTGGTCGATGAAGTTGTTCATCTCCTCGAATTCGTCGGCGCTGTAATCGGTCAGCAGGTGGGCGTCGTAACGCTTCATGTCCACCATCTTGCTGACGTGCTCGAGCAGGGTAGGGGGCTCGAAGGCTCCATAGGCTTTTTTGCGCAGGTGGTAGATCGCCAGGCGGGCGGCCAGGTACTGGTAATCGGGCGCTTCACGGGAAATCAGGTCGGCCGCCGACTTGATAATGGTCTCGTGAATTTCGGAGGTGGTAATCCCTTCATAAAACTGGATGTGGGACTTCATCTCTACCTGGGAGACAGAAACGTTGTTCAGCCCCTCGGCTGCCCAGTTGATAACCCGGTGGAGTTTCTCCCAGTCGAGGGATTCCTGGCGGCCGTCACGCTTGGTGACCAGTAGTTTGGTATTCATAGGATGTAGTACCTGCGGTTAAAAATGAAACACAACATATAGTGTTGTGAGCTCCCCCTGAAGTGTGCAAGGCGGGGTACAATTCCAGCGTTGCGGGCTGTCACACGGAAGGTGGCCCGGAAACGGCCTGGCGTGGTCTTTCCCCCGATCATTCCCGCGTAGCGCGGTGGCTGACTTGCTGC from Aestuariirhabdus litorea encodes:
- the nrdA gene encoding class 1a ribonucleoside-diphosphate reductase subunit alpha, producing the protein MNTKLLVTKRDGRQESLDWEKLHRVINWAAEGLNNVSVSQVEMKSHIQFYEGITTSEIHETIIKSAADLISREAPDYQYLAARLAIYHLRKKAYGAFEPPTLLEHVSKMVDMKRYDAHLLTDYSADEFEEMNNFIDHRRDMNFSYAAVKQLEGKYLVKNRVTGQYYESPQFLYVLIAACLFSSYPKETRMAYIRRFYDAVSLFKLSLPTPIMSGVRTPTRQFSSCVLIECGDSLDSINATSSAIVKYVSQRAGIGINAGRIRALGSPIRNGEAFHTGCIPFFKHFQTAVKSCSQGGVRGGAATLFYPLWHLEVESLLVLKNNRGVEENRVRHLDYGVQFNKLMYQRLIQGGDITLFSPSDVPGLYDAFFQDQNKFDELYVKYEQDPSIRKKTIKAVELFSMFAAERANTGRIYLQNVDHCNTHSPFDPMKAPIRQSNLCLEIALPTKPLNHVDDEEGEIALCTLAAFNLGALENLDELGELADLIVRALDSLLTYQEYPIPAARSASMARRTLGVGVINYAYYLAKNGVKYSDGSANGLTHRTFEAIQYYLLKASNELAREQGACPKFSDTRYAEGVLPIDTYKRDLDGVCSEPLHYDWESLRDSIKQHGLRNSTLSALMPSETSSQISNATNGIEPPRGFVSVKQSKDGILKQVVPDYENCRNQYELLWDIPSNDGYLQLVAIMQKFIDQTISANTNYDPARFEGNKVPMKLLLKDLLTAYKLGVKTLYYHNTHDGAEDSHGEEDDGCAGGACKI